TACCAAAAACAGCTATGTTAATTTTATGGCTAACAGGAATTTTTTCAGGATTTGTAGATAATATCCCATTTGTAGCAGCAATGATTCCAGTTATAGTGGAGTTTCAGGATTATGGGATGACTAATGTTGATCCATTATGGTGGTCGTTAGCGTTAGGAGCTTGTTTAGGAGGAAATGGTACGCTATTGGGGGCATCCTCAAATTTAGTCGTTGCTGGTTTAGCTGCAAAAGCGAAGCAACAAGTAAATTTTCTAGAGTTTTTAAAAATAGGGTTTCCAGTTGTTGTAGTGTCACTATTTATTTCATCTATTTATGTTTATTATCGCTATCTAATAGAATTTTTATAAAGCTGGAATATGAAAGAAGTTTATTAGTAAGGCTCTTTTCGTAAAGTACTTTTGTTATGAGATTAGTACTATAAAAATAGGTTTTATATTGTTAGTCGTCTTTGTACAGAAGAAAAGATGCCACGAGCTCTAGTTGTGTACGTGTTTGGTTCTTAGGACGAAGAGCAACAATTAATGCGAGCCATTACAAATAAGTTTTTGGAAATCATCCTTGAAAAGGATGATTTTTTTAAAGGTTTCATGGAATTTTATGTTAAGATAAAAAATAATTTGTATGATGGAAATGAATATAGTATGAAATGAGGGAGAGATAATGAATATTCGTATTTTGGCTGAGTCTGATGCTCCTATCTATCAAGAATTTCGATTAAAGGCCTTACAAACTAATCCTGAAGCGTTTGGCTCAACATATGAAAGAGAAGTCCAATTTTCAACTGATACCGTTGTAGAGCGAATAAAACCATCTAAAGATAAGTTTGTTTTAGGCTCTTTTGATAATGATGGTTCATTATTTGGAACTGTTACTTTTATTCGTGAAAGCAATGTTAAGACTGCTCATAAAGGAAATGTTTTTGGTATGTGTGTAGCTCCTGAGGTTAGAGGGCAAGGTATCGGAAAAGAACTGATGATGGAACTTATAAAAATGGCAAAAGGGTGCGAAGGATTAGAACAAATCAATTTAACCGTAGAACATAATAACAAATATGCTAAAAAGTTATATGAATCTGTTGGATTTAAAATTTATGGAATAGAGCTTAAATCATTAAAGTTTAATGGTCAATACTTTGATGAAGATTTAATGGTATTTGTTTTATAAACTCATCAACTACAAATTTGGGTGGATTTAAAATTTTATTATTTAGGATAGAAAAGACCGACTTAACAGAAGTCGGACTTTTTGTGTAAATTGCAATGTGAATTAGTAAGTGTTTCTTTTGCGAATTCATATATACTTTGCTTTAAGGATAGCTCTTCCTCTAAAAGTAGAGTCGCTTTCAATGCCGTGGATAACGATTGCTCGACGTTCATTTTTCTACCTTTTAAATTATTTGCCGCTAGTTGTAAATAATTTTCTTAATATAGGTACCCGAGCGAGCTCTTCAGGTTTGATTAAGTTAAAGATAATTAATAATAGAAAATACGTAAGAGATGTACTAATAATCGCAAATAGCGTTTTAAATATTAATGAATCCATAGTTAATAGATAAGAAAATACATAGTGTCCAACAATACCTGAAATGATAATTGTTAAACCCGTTTTTATATAATCCTTTACGTAAAAAGTATAGGAAATGACTTTTAATACTGTTGAAAAATGAAGTAGAGTAACTAGCATCATTGATACGACAATAGCGAGTGCAGCTCCCATTATCCCTATTTCTGGCTGAGTTGCTAAGGCAAATATCGCAGCTAATTTAACGATTGCCCCTATTAAACTATTTATCATAGCGGCTTTTGCCAAATCAAGAGCTTGAAGTGTTGCTTGTAATGGCCCTTGAAAATAATGTAAAATAAAAAAAGGAGCCATTAATTTTACATATATCGCTGCATTGCTAGTCCCGTACATAATCTCCATAAGAGGTGTGGCAAAAATATAAAGAACAACTACAGCTAAACCTCCAGTAACAAAAGATAGACGTAATGCTTGCTGTAGCCTATATTCCACGATCTGCATTTTGTTATTTGCAGCAGCCTCACTAATGGCAGGTACTAGTGCAACTTGTAATGAATGAGTAATAAAAGAGGGTAAGAACATTAATGGAAGGGCATATCCTGTTAATTCCCCGTATTGTCTTGTAGCAAGAGATATTGAGAGCCCTGCTATAGCGAGGCTTTGCGCAACGACAATGGGTTCAAAAAACCATGAAATTGAACCAATTAATCTGCTTCCAGTAGTAGGCAATGCTATTCTCATCAACCCATTAAACGTTTCTTTTCCACCTTTCATTGATTTAAAAAAATGTCTGCGAACTCTTATTCTCTTATTTAGCTTAAACATCGTTATCATATAAATAAGTGAAGCAAATTCGCCTATCACTACAGAAATCATTGCACCAGCAGCAGCAAATTCAATCCCATAAGGTAAAAAAGCTTTTGTAAAGACTGCTACGAGTGTAATTCGAACGATTTGTTCTATCACCTGTGAAATAGCTGGTGGTTTCATATTCTGCTTCCCTTGAAAATACCCTCTCATAACCGATGACAATGCAACAATTGGAACAATCGGAGAAATCGCTAACAAAGGATAAAGTGTTCTTGAATCGGTTAATAGCGTATTGGAGAGTAATGGGGCAAATCCAATCATTCCACTTGTAAAAATAACGCTCGTAATAAGTGTAATTGATAACGAGATAACTAATATTTTTTTGATTTTTCTTCTGTCACCAACTGCTTCTGCTTCTGCTACGAGCTTTGATATTGCAACAGGAAGTCCAAGCTGGGTTAAATTAATTGTTAGAATCAATGTCGGCACGGCCATCATATATAGGCCGACGCCTTCTTCACCAATCATTCTAGCTATTACGACTCTGTTAATAAATCCTAGAATTCTTGTTATTAAACCAGCTATAACGAGTATAAGCGTACCTTTCAAAAATGTTTGTTTTGTCATCTTGGTCCCTACCTTCTCAAAAAGGGTGATATCATATACAATTAACTATATGCATGTGGGTTGGCCAAGCATGACAAGTATGGGAAAAGAAATACGAGGTTGTTTCATAACATTTAAACGTTTTCTATTTCTAACGTAGGAGTGGATAATATTGAATAATAAATTGGATGTTCTTGAACAATTTAAAGCAATTTGTCAACCTGCTCTAACGAGTAAATTAGAAGAGTTCTGCATGTTTGGTTATGAAGATGTAACTGAGGAGCAGCTATGGGAGTGCTTAAAGAAAAAAAAGTGGAAGCGAGTAAAAGAAGGAAAGAAACTTTACGAAATGGTAAATGATATTTTGACGCTTACGATAAGCGAATATATGAGCTATATAACAATTGAAGCATATAAAGCACCAAATTTATTTAGTGAAGAAGGAAGAGATGTTTTAAATCAACTATTATAGGCGGGTATATCTTTTATTGTGGAACAATGCACATTTAGCGTGAAATTGACAGGTAGTTAAATATGTTTCATAATTGTTTTGTTAGAGAAGGTTACCGACATATAAGATATACATTATTAACGCAAAGAATAGTTCTAAGGTGCTTGTGCTTTTTTGTTAATTTTAAGGAGGATTTTTAGTTATGGTAAAAAGAGGTCGCATCGTAGCGTTTTTTTTGCTCGTGCTAGTGATTGGCAGCACGATGGGCTATACGCTAAAAGGAATAACCAACGATATTAAGTTAGGTCTTGACCTACAGGGTGGCTTTGAAGTTTTATATGAAGCTATACCTGTACATGAGGATGAGGAAATAACCAACTCAATTTTAGAAAGTACAGCTGCAGCTCTGGACCGACGTGTGAATGTTTTAGGTGTGAGTGAACCTAGTATTCAGATTGAAGGTACAGATCGAATTCGTGTGCAATTAGCAGGTGTTGAGGATCAAAATAAAGCAAGAGAAATCCTATCTACAGGTGCAAAGTTAACGATTAGAGATGTTAATGATAATATCATGCTAGATGGTACAGATTTAGAAGAGGGTGGTGCGAGTTCATCTTTTGATGAAAATGGCGCGCCGATTGTATCCCTTACAATAAAAGATGCAGATAAATTTGGTCAAGTTACTGAACAAATTTTAAATATGGCTCCAAATAATCAATTAGTTATGTGGCTTGATTTTGAAGAAGGTGTAGACTCATTTGAAGAGTTAAAGAACACGAATAGTGACAAAATTTTATCTGTTGCAAATGTAAATGAAGTATTGAATATTAAAAATCCAATGATAACAGGAAACTTTACTGTAACTCAGACGAAAGAGCTTTCTGATTTGTTGAATGCCGGAGCGCTACCAGTAGATCTAAAAGAAATTTATTCTACATCGGTAGGTGCCAAATTCGGAGAACAAGCAATGGAAAAAACGGTATTTGCAGGGATTGTCGGAATTGCAATCATCTTTATATTTATGATCGGTTATTATCGTTTTCCTGGATTAATCGCGACAATTACTTTAAGCATTTATATTTTCCTTATTCTGCTCGTTTTTGATTTAATGAATGGTGTTTTAACTTTGCCAGGTATCGCTGCGTTAATCCTAGGTGTAGGTATGGCTGTTGATGCAAATATCATTACATATGAGCGAATTAAGGAAGAAATTAAGCTAGGTAAATCGACGATGTCTGCTTTCCGGGCTGGAAACCGCAGGTCGTTATCAACTATTCTAGACGCTAACATTACTACATTGTTGGCAGCAACAGTATTGTTTGTATATGGGACAAGCTCAGTTAAAGGGTTTGCAACGATGTTAATCGTAAGTATTATCGTCAGCTTTATTACGGCTGTATATGGCTCAAGAATTTTGCTTGGCTTGTGGGTGAATAGCCGTTTCTTAAATAAAAAGCCTGGTTATTTTGGAGTTAAGCAAGCGGATATATTAGATATTGCAGACGTAACAGATGAAACAGAATTATCGACAAAATTTGATAAGGTTGATTTTGTAAAGCATCGTAAGAAATTTTTCCTATTCTCAGGGGCTATGGTTGTAGTTGGAGTGCTTCTTCTATTAACAATGAAGCTTAATCTCGGCATAGACTTTGAAAGTGGAACGAGGGTAGAAATCGGTGCTAGTCAATCGCTCACAGCGAAAGAAGTAACTGAAGAGCTTGGTCAGATAGGTTTAGTGCCAGATGATGAGATCGTACTTTCAGGAACAAATAATGAAATTGCAGTTGCACGCTTTTTAGGAGTACTTGAGCAAGCTAAAATTAATGAACTTAAGTCTCATTTTATTGACAAATACGGTCAAGAGCCTAATGTAAGTACAGTTTCTCCAACTATCGGTAAGGAACTAGCTCGTAATGCATTCATATCTGTATTGATTGCATCTATAGGTATCATCATTTATGTTACCATTCGGTTTGAAATGACGATGGCGTTAGCAGCCATTGTGGCATTGTTACACGACTCATTTTTCATTATTGCATTCTTTAGTTTAACTAGACTCGAAGTCGATTTAACATTTATTGCAGCGGTCTTAACGATCGTAGGTTATTCGATTAATGATACGATTGTTACATTTGATCGTATACGTGAAAACTATAAGAAGAACAAGAAAATTAAAACATTTGAAGATCTAGCAGCTGTTGTAAACAAAAGTCTACAGCAAACGTTAGCAAGGTCTATTAATACGGTGCTTACTGTAGTTGTTGCTGTAGGTGCATTGTTAATATTCGGAAGTGAATCAATTACAAACTTCTCATTTGCGTTACTGATCGGTTTAGTTGCAGGAACATATTCATCTATGTTTATCGCATCTCAGCTTTGGTTAGTTTGGAAAAGCAAGAAGCTAGGCCTTAGAAATCCTTCAAAAAAATTGTAAGAGAACAATTTAAGCTATAATAACATTTTTGCAAAGGCTCTTTTCGTATACTTTGATGCTATTGTTACCAAATTAAACAGCTGAGAAAACAAACAATGCGAATTAACCCTTTGCAATAGCCGTGGTACATGTACTACGGCTTTTTTATGTAGGCTCTACTTTTTTCTTCATAAAATAGAAGCAAAGATGCGACTAAAACTAATTTTATACGTGTATATATTTTAGTATTAAAAACAACATTCTATATGAAAACAGCCTTATGTAATAGAAAAGGTGTAAGGGTAAGACAAGAAATTAATATGTCTTAGCAGGCAATAGATTGAATTTGAAACACAACTAGCTCTCTAGTATAATAGGGCTTGTTTTAATAAAGGGGAGATAGTATGCTACAGTCTAAAACTCGATGGAAAATAAATGAATGTAATGAAGAACAAGTACATCACCTTGCAGATGCACTAAGTATTACCCCTCTTGTTGCAAAATTACTCATCAATCGTGGCATAGATACTATTGAAGATGCTCATGCCTTTCTAAATATAGAAAATCAAGAATTTCATGACCCGTTTTTATTAGAAGATATGGATGTTGCTATTGAAAGAATAAAGCAAGCGATTGAACTTGAAGAAAAGATTCTCATTTTTGGTGACTATGACGCAGATGGTGTAAGTAGTACAGCAGTCCTACTATCAACTCTTAATGATATGGGAGCTACAGTAGACTTTTATATACCCAATCGGTTTACAGAAGGATATGGACCGAACGAGGAAGCTTTCAAATGGGCAAAAGAAGAAGGGTTTTCGCTAATCATAACTGTTGATACTGGAATTGCTGCTTTAAATGAAGCAACGGTTGCAAGGAAATTAGGGTTAGATTTAATTATAACTGATCATCATGAGCCAGGTCCTGAGCTTCCTGATGCGTTAGCAATTATCCACCCTAAAAAGCCAAATAGCGTATATCCGTGCAAAGAGTTGGCAGGGGTTGGTGTTGCATTTAAAGTGGCCCACGCATTACTTGGCGAGGTACCGACATCACTCTTAGATATTGTCGCCATTGGAACAATTGCAGATTTAGTCCCTCTATCTGGAGAAAATCGTCTAATTGCATATAAAGGAATTAAAAAGCTTCAAGTGACATCTAGAAAAGGAATAAAAGAATTATTGAAAGTTTGTCGTGTTGATGCAAATGAAATTAATGAAGATACAATTGGCTTTGCTATTGCACCGAGACTTAACGCAGTTGGTAGGTTGGATTCTGCTGATCCAGCAGTTCATTTACTAATGACTGATAATGTAGAGGAAGCCGCTCACCTTGCTAATGAAATAGATCTGTTAAATAAGCAACGTCAGCAGCTAGTAAATAAAACAACAGAAGAAGCGATAAAACAAGTTGAGGAACAATACCCTCTAGAGGAAAATGCTGTGCTTATTGTTGCAGATGAAGGTTGGAATTCAGGGATAATCGGTATCGTTGCATCACGTCTTGTAGATAAATTCTACCGTCCAACCATTGTTTTAAGTGTAGATCAAGAAAATGGACTAGCAAAAGGGTCTGCTAGAAGCATTGAAGGCTTTGATTTATTTGCAAATTTATCAAAATGTCGTGATATTTTACCTCATTTTGGTGGTCATCCTATGGCTGCTGGGATGACACTACAGCTTGATGATATTGAAGATTTACGCTACCGTTTAAATGCTATAGCTCAAGATGTTTTAATCGAAGAGGAATATGTCCCCATTACCAACATCGATACAACATGTTCAATTGACGAAGTGACGATTTCAACAATTGAGCAAATTGGCAAATTGGCACCATATGGAATGAACAATCCAAAGCCAAAGTTTTTGATAGATAGTGTCAATATTAGCAACATGCGTAAGATTGGGGCTGATCAAGCACACTTGAAAGTAGTGCTTGAAGAAGCTGGGAGTCAATTAGATACAATTGCTTTTAGATTTGGTTATTTGTATGATGATATATCTCCCCTTTCTCGAGTATCTGTCGTAGGAGATTTATCTATTAATGAGTGGAACAATAATCGAAAGGCTCAATTAATGCTGCAAGATATTAGTGTGAATGAGTGGCAACTTTTTGATTATAGGGGTACAAAAGATGTAGAAAAATTGATCGAACTTATTCCATCACATAAACTACAGCTAATCATCTTTAATGAGCAAACGATAGGTAAATTACAACTTAGCAAGTACGAGAATGTTATTTATAAAGTTGAAGCGCACGATGATGTTATCGACATAAGTTCAAAACACGTTATTTTGGTAGATCTACCATCATCGATTGAGCAGATAAGTTTGCTCCAACATGCCGGTTTACCTGAACGAATATACGCATTGTTCCACCATGAACAAGATCATTTTTTTACTACAATACCAACTCGAAAGCATTTTTCTTGGTATTATCGCTTTTTAGTACAAAAAGGCTCTTTCGATTTGAACCGTTACGCTGAAAAGTTAGCTATTCATAAAGGATGGACAAAAGAAACAATAGAATTTATGTCAAAGGTGTTTTTTGAATTAGAATTTGTTAAAATAGACAATGGATTCATTTCTATATCAAATCATACAGAAAAAAGAGATTTGACTGAGTCAATAACGTATCGCTCAAAACAAGCACAGCTTGAGCTTGAACGTACATTTTCGTATTCATCATATCAACAATTGAAGCATTGGTTTGATAACAATAATAATAAAGGTTCGCAGGAGGCAGTGAACGAATGGATTTAAAAAAATATGTTACCGTAGTACCAGATTTTCCTAAAGAAGGAATACAATTTAAAGATATCACCACGATTATGGATAAAGGTGAAGTCTATAAATATGCAACAGATCAAATTGTGAAGTATGCAAGTGAAAGAAAAATTGATTTAGTAGTTGGACCAGAAGCAAGAGGATTTATTATTGGTTGTCCAGTAGCATATGCGTTAGAAGTAGGGTTTGCACCTGTAAGAAAAGAAGGTAAATTACCTCGTGAAGTGATAAAGGTCGATTATGGATTAGAGTATGGAAAAGATGTGCTTACGATTCATAAAGACGCGATAAAGCCAGGACAAAGAGTATTAATAACTGACGACTTATTAGCAACTGGTGGTACAATTGAAGCAACAATCAAACTTGTAGAAGAATTAGGTGGAGTTGTGGCAGGAATTGCCTTTTTAATCGAACTTTCGTATTTAGATGGTCGAAATAAGATTGATAATTATGATGTTCTTTCATTAATGGAATTTTAAGTTCTTCCACACGCTAAACATAGAATTTAAGAGAGCGCTCATTTTGAAGAGGGCTCTTTTTTCAAGCTTTGTCAATTAAATAGGCTCTTTTTAAACTTTGTTGCAATTGTTATCCAATTAGTACAAAAATTAGAGGTTTTACATGGTTAGTCATTGTTGTACCCAGTAAATCTAGTTGTGTATATGTTTGGCTCTTACTACGAAAAGCAACAATTAATGAAAAAGAAGCCATTAAATAAGATAAACCTATGTCTACATTTTAGTGGAAGAGCATGCTTTTCGGGGAGAATCATGGATGACGACATTCCATCATTATCATGTGTTGGCTCGCTTTTCCGTTTAAACAATACTTTACATCTACTCGAAATTTCATGATAATAAATACAATACTTATTGTAAAGGTGATATCATGGCTAATGAACATGTGTTAACAGCTGAACAGGTAATTGACAAGGCAAGAGCTTACTTGTCACAAGACGATATTGAATTTATCGCAAATGCATATCAGTTTGCGGAGCAAGCTCATCATGATCAATTTCGAAAATCTGGTGAGCCATATATTATTCATCCTATTCAAGTAGCAGGAATACTCGTTGATTTAGAGTTAGATCCTGCAACGATTGCAGCAGGTTTTCTTCACGATGTTATAGAGGACACTGATACTTCCATTGAAAAAATGACAACTGAGTTTGGCAAAGAAGTTGCTATGCTTGTAGATGGTGTAACAAAGCTCGGTAAAATTAAATATAAATCTCATGAACAACAGCAGGCTGAGAATCACCGAAAAATGTTTGTTGCTATGGCAAAGGATATACGCGTAATTTTAATAAAACTAGCAGATCGCTTGCATAATATGCGTACATTAAAGCATTTACCACATGAGAAACAAATGCGTATATCAAATGAAACTCTTGAAATTTTTGCCCCATTGGCTCATCGCCTTGGAATATCAAAAATAAAATGGGAGCTAGAAGATACTGCGTTACGATATTTAAACCCTCAGCAATACTATCGTATTGTGAACTTGATGAAGAAAAAACGGGCTGAAAGAGAGCAATACTTAGCTGAAACGATACAGGACTTAAAAACAAAGGTAAATGATGTATCGATTAAGTCAGAAATATATGGACGCCCTAAACATATTTACAGCATTTATCGAAAAATGATTCTACAAAATAAACAATTTAATGAAATCTATGATTTATTAGCTTTAAGAATTATTGTAAATAGCATCAAGGATTGTTATGCGGTCTTAGGAATTATTCATACGTGTTGGAAGCCTATGCCAGGCAGATTTAAGGATTATATAGCAATGCCAAAGCCTAATATGTATCAGTCCCTTCATACGACTGTTATAGGCCCAAAAGGTGAGCCTATGGAAGTACAAATACGAACGACTGTAATGCATCAAATTGCAGAATTCGGGATAGCGGCACATTGGTCGTACAAAGAAGGTAAAACTGTTAGTGATAAATCCTCATTTGAAACAAAAATGACTTGGTTCCGGGAAATTTTAGAGTGGCAAAATGATGCAACTAATGCAGAAGAATTTATGGAATCATTAAAAATTGATTTGTTCTCGGATATGGTATATATCTTTACACCAAAGGGTGATGTAATCGAGTTACCATCAGGTTCGGTTCCTATTGATTTTGCTTATCGTATTCATTCAGAAATTGGTAATAAGACAATTGGTGCAAAAGTTAATGGAAAGATGGTAACACTTGATTATAAATTAAGAACAGGTGACATTATTGAAATATTAACGTCGAAGCATTCTTATGGTCCAAGTCAAGACTGGTTAAAGCTTGCTCAAACTTCTCAAGCGAAAAATAAGATTAGACAATTTTTCAAGAAACAGCGACGTGAAGAGCATATTGAAAAAGGACAGGAATTGATTGAGAAAGAAATTAAGAACCTTGAGTTTGACGTGAAAGAAGTATTATCACCAGAAAATTTAAAGGTTGTTGCTGAAAAGTTCAACTTCAATAATGAAGAAGATATGTATGCAGCTGTTGGATTTAATGGAATTACAGCTGCTCAAGTTGTTACTCGTCTTACTGATAAATGGCGCAAAAAGAAAGACGAAGAACTAGAGAAGAATATTACAGAAGCTGCATCGGAAGTAAGACAAATTCCTATTCCTCAAGCCAAAAAGCGTGATGCAGGAGTTCGTGTGCAAGGAATTGACAACTTGCTCATTAGATTATCAAAATGTTGTAATCCTGTACCAGGTGATGAAATTGTTGGCTTTATAACAAAAGGGCGAGGTGTGTCCATACACCGTGATGATTGTCCCAACATAAATACTGAAGACGCTGAGAAAAGACTTATTCCTGTCGAATGGGAAGGTCATGCTAAAGAAAGTCGCGAATACAATGTGGAGATTGAGATAACAGGGTTTGATCGTAGAGGTCTGCTGAATGAAGTTCTGCAGGCTGTTAATGAATCAAAAACGAACATTTCATCTGTCACAGGGAAAACAGACCGTAATAAAATGGCTATGATTAATATGGCCATTTTTATAAAAAACATTAGTCATTTACAAAAAGTAGTAGAAAGAATTAAGCAGATTCCGGATGTGTATTCTGTTAGAAGGATCATGAATTAGAGAGGATATAACGATATGAGAGTAGTCGTGCAACGCGCTAAAAACGGAAAGGTCATTGTAAATGAGCAAACAGTTGGCGAAGTTTCTCATGGGCTTATGTTGCTAGTAGGTGTAACGCATGCTGATACAGAAGAAGATGCTAAATATTTAGCTGAAAAAATTGTTAATCTTCGAATTTTTGAAGATGACAATGGAAAAATGAATCTTTCATTATTAGATGTCGGTGGGCAAGTACTTTCTGTATCGCAATTTACATTATATGGTGATTGCCGTAAAGGACGGAGACCTAATTTCATGGAGGCAGCTAAACCTGAGCAGGCGAAAGCCATTTATGATTTATTTAATAAACAATTAATGAACAATGGTGCTATTGTTGAGACAGGTCAATTCGGAAAAATGATGGATGTTGATTTTGTCAATGATGGACCAGTGACATTAATCATTGATAGTGAGAGAGCGTAAATGAAGAGGTTGTCCAGAAAGTCAATGAATGACTTTCTGACAACCTCTAATTTTTGTTAAAATATTGTGCAAGCCCATAGTAGAGTGCATTCCCTATCGCTTCTTGAAAGTGTGTTGAATTGATCATTAATTCTTCTTCGTTATTGCTTAAAAACCCTAATTCTAGAAGCGCTGATGGCTGCTTGTTTTCTCTTAATACATGATAATTGCCAAATCGGGCACTTCGATCATTTAAATTAGTATAGTTAATAAGTTGTTCATGTAAAGATACTGCTAATTGTTTATCTTTTGTTTCGTCATAGTAAAATGAAGTAATTCCACTTACCCCTCGATCAGTTGTACTGTCGTAATGTAAACTAATAAAGGCATCAGCATTATAATAATGTGAAATACTAACTCTGTTTCTTAACGAAACGTAAATATCTTCTTCTCTAGTTAAAAAGACTGTAGCTCCAGCAGCAGATAGCTTGTCTTCTAAGATGTTTGCAGTCCTAACAGTAATGTTCTTTTCTAGCGAACCTTTTAAACCAGTTGTTCCGCCGTCACGTCCACCATGTCCAGGATCGATGACGATAATTTTATCCTTTAAATATTGTTCAATGCCATTTTTTTCTATAATGGGTACATTTGTAGATGCTTTGACAATCCAGCCTGCAACATATGCAGTGCTTTCATTAGGTAATTGAATTTTATACCAATCTCCATCAACATCAAGGATTGGATAAGTATCACCTTCATTTGCACGTACGACTATATTTGCAGTCGTTGATGGCTTATCTCGTAAATTTGTCCCATTATGTAAAATACGAACAGTATTCTCTTCCTCTGTAGGTTCATTTACTGGGTTAGGGTTATCTTGTTCTTCAAAAAGCTTGACGTACCAGCTAGCAACCCAGCCTTCACCTCCGAGCCAATTGATTTTGTACCACTTGTTATTTTCTTCTAATATGAGTATTTCTTCCCCTTGAGGTATATTACCTACAATGTTTCCATCTAATGAATAATCGCTCCTTACGTTAAGTGTCGTTGCTGTTACTACACCTTTTATATTTGTATGTTGTTGCTCCTCTTGTTCTGATTCAGAGCCATCGGTGTCCTCGTTTGGGTTTAATGAGTCCAATTCCTGTTGTTGTTCATTAATAATATTGACAAATGATTGATGAATCCAGCCAGAAGTATTCATGTATGAAATTTCAAGCCAGTTTTCTTTTACGCTTATTATTGCATTCTCTTCTCCATTATGAAGCTGGCCGATAATTTCTGACTCTAAAGAAGGTTCACTTCTAACATTTAAGCTATCCACAGAGATTTGAGCAATGATTTTCTCTTGTTCTATAGGAGTGGTTAAATTAGATTCAGATGGTG
This portion of the Cytobacillus sp. IB215665 genome encodes:
- the spoVB gene encoding stage V sporulation protein B, which gives rise to MTKQTFLKGTLILVIAGLITRILGFINRVVIARMIGEEGVGLYMMAVPTLILTINLTQLGLPVAISKLVAEAEAVGDRRKIKKILVISLSITLITSVIFTSGMIGFAPLLSNTLLTDSRTLYPLLAISPIVPIVALSSVMRGYFQGKQNMKPPAISQVIEQIVRITLVAVFTKAFLPYGIEFAAAGAMISVVIGEFASLIYMITMFKLNKRIRVRRHFFKSMKGGKETFNGLMRIALPTTGSRLIGSISWFFEPIVVAQSLAIAGLSISLATRQYGELTGYALPLMFLPSFITHSLQVALVPAISEAAANNKMQIVEYRLQQALRLSFVTGGLAVVVLYIFATPLMEIMYGTSNAAIYVKLMAPFFILHYFQGPLQATLQALDLAKAAMINSLIGAIVKLAAIFALATQPEIGIMGAALAIVVSMMLVTLLHFSTVLKVISYTFYVKDYIKTGLTIIISGIVGHYVFSYLLTMDSLIFKTLFAIISTSLTYFLLLIIFNLIKPEELARVPILRKLFTTSGK
- the secDF gene encoding protein translocase subunit SecDF, with protein sequence MVKRGRIVAFFLLVLVIGSTMGYTLKGITNDIKLGLDLQGGFEVLYEAIPVHEDEEITNSILESTAAALDRRVNVLGVSEPSIQIEGTDRIRVQLAGVEDQNKAREILSTGAKLTIRDVNDNIMLDGTDLEEGGASSSFDENGAPIVSLTIKDADKFGQVTEQILNMAPNNQLVMWLDFEEGVDSFEELKNTNSDKILSVANVNEVLNIKNPMITGNFTVTQTKELSDLLNAGALPVDLKEIYSTSVGAKFGEQAMEKTVFAGIVGIAIIFIFMIGYYRFPGLIATITLSIYIFLILLVFDLMNGVLTLPGIAALILGVGMAVDANIITYERIKEEIKLGKSTMSAFRAGNRRSLSTILDANITTLLAATVLFVYGTSSVKGFATMLIVSIIVSFITAVYGSRILLGLWVNSRFLNKKPGYFGVKQADILDIADVTDETELSTKFDKVDFVKHRKKFFLFSGAMVVVGVLLLLTMKLNLGIDFESGTRVEIGASQSLTAKEVTEELGQIGLVPDDEIVLSGTNNEIAVARFLGVLEQAKINELKSHFIDKYGQEPNVSTVSPTIGKELARNAFISVLIASIGIIIYVTIRFEMTMALAAIVALLHDSFFIIAFFSLTRLEVDLTFIAAVLTIVGYSINDTIVTFDRIRENYKKNKKIKTFEDLAAVVNKSLQQTLARSINTVLTVVVAVGALLIFGSESITNFSFALLIGLVAGTYSSMFIASQLWLVWKSKKLGLRNPSKKL
- a CDS encoding post-transcriptional regulator, encoding MNNKLDVLEQFKAICQPALTSKLEEFCMFGYEDVTEEQLWECLKKKKWKRVKEGKKLYEMVNDILTLTISEYMSYITIEAYKAPNLFSEEGRDVLNQLL
- a CDS encoding GNAT family N-acetyltransferase: MNIRILAESDAPIYQEFRLKALQTNPEAFGSTYEREVQFSTDTVVERIKPSKDKFVLGSFDNDGSLFGTVTFIRESNVKTAHKGNVFGMCVAPEVRGQGIGKELMMELIKMAKGCEGLEQINLTVEHNNKYAKKLYESVGFKIYGIELKSLKFNGQYFDEDLMVFVL
- the recJ gene encoding single-stranded-DNA-specific exonuclease RecJ, with the protein product MLQSKTRWKINECNEEQVHHLADALSITPLVAKLLINRGIDTIEDAHAFLNIENQEFHDPFLLEDMDVAIERIKQAIELEEKILIFGDYDADGVSSTAVLLSTLNDMGATVDFYIPNRFTEGYGPNEEAFKWAKEEGFSLIITVDTGIAALNEATVARKLGLDLIITDHHEPGPELPDALAIIHPKKPNSVYPCKELAGVGVAFKVAHALLGEVPTSLLDIVAIGTIADLVPLSGENRLIAYKGIKKLQVTSRKGIKELLKVCRVDANEINEDTIGFAIAPRLNAVGRLDSADPAVHLLMTDNVEEAAHLANEIDLLNKQRQQLVNKTTEEAIKQVEEQYPLEENAVLIVADEGWNSGIIGIVASRLVDKFYRPTIVLSVDQENGLAKGSARSIEGFDLFANLSKCRDILPHFGGHPMAAGMTLQLDDIEDLRYRLNAIAQDVLIEEEYVPITNIDTTCSIDEVTISTIEQIGKLAPYGMNNPKPKFLIDSVNISNMRKIGADQAHLKVVLEEAGSQLDTIAFRFGYLYDDISPLSRVSVVGDLSINEWNNNRKAQLMLQDISVNEWQLFDYRGTKDVEKLIELIPSHKLQLIIFNEQTIGKLQLSKYENVIYKVEAHDDVIDISSKHVILVDLPSSIEQISLLQHAGLPERIYALFHHEQDHFFTTIPTRKHFSWYYRFLVQKGSFDLNRYAEKLAIHKGWTKETIEFMSKVFFELEFVKIDNGFISISNHTEKRDLTESITYRSKQAQLELERTFSYSSYQQLKHWFDNNNNKGSQEAVNEWI